GGGGGTGCTTTTGGCGGAAAAGAAGATCAGGCTACACCCTGGGCATGTATGGCTGCACTGGCTTCCAGTCACTTGCAGAAACCGGTAAAACTGGTGCTCTCACGTGCTGATGATTTGCGGATGACCGGGAAAAGGCATCCGTATACTTCTGATTTTAAAATTGGTTTGTCGGAAGATTTGAAAATTCTGGCTTATGAAGTAATGTATTACCAGAACGGCGGGGCGGTGAATGATCTCTCTCCGGCTATTGCTGAACGTACGTTGTTCCATACGACCAATTCGTATTTTATTCCTGACGTAAAAGCTACACTTTACAGCTGTAAGACAAATCTTCCGCCCAATACGGCATTTCGTGGTTTTGGCGGACCGCAGGGGATGTTTGTCATGGAGTCGGCCATTGCCAAAGCAGCACAGGAGCTTGGCGTTCCGGCAGCTGCCATTCAGGAAAAAAACCTGCTGAAAGAAGGCGATCTGTTTTACTACGGACAAAAAGCCAAAAAGGTAAATACCCGGAAATCATGGAAAGCTGCTTTTCAGGAATTTAAAGTGAAAGAAAAACAAAAAGAAATTAAAGAGTTTAATCGGAATCATCCGTTTGTGAAAAAGGGGCTGGCACTCATGCCCATCACTTTTGGAATTTCTTTTACAGCTACTTTTCTCAATCAGGCCCGTGCGCTGGTACATGTTTATACCGATGGTAGTGTTGGAGTAAGTACCGGCGCCATTGAAATGGGGCAGGGGGTGAATACGAAAATGATTCAGGTGGCGGCATTGGCTTTTGGTATCGATCCGGCACGGATCAAGGTGGAAAGTACAAACACTTCGCGTGTGGCTAATACTTCGCCTACAGCAGCCAGCTCGGGAGCCGATTTGAATGGTCAGGCTCTGCTTACGGCTTGTAAGGCTATTGTCCAGCGATTGAAAAAAGTGGCAGCAGGATTGACAGAAGCCCGGCCTTCTGCTATTGAACTGCATGACGAAAAAGTTTTTGTTGATGGAAAAGATGCCGGAATCCGCTGGGAACAGTTGGTTACAGAAGCTTATTTGCAACGGATTAAACTCTCGGAAACCGGTCATTATTCCACGCCGGAAATTTATTTTGATAAAAAAACCGAAAAAGGAAATCCGTTTGCTTACCATGTCTACGGAACAGCCGTAGTTACGGCTACAGTGGATTGTTTACGTGGAACTTATAAGCTGGATGATGTGCAGATTATTCATGACTTTGGTGAAAGCATGAACCTGATTATTGATACCGGTCAGGTGGAAGGCGCTGTGATACAGGGAATCGGATATGTAACCATGGAAGAAATTGTTTATGATCAAACCGGACGGTTGTTATCGAACACGCTTTCTACCTACAAGGTGCCTGATATTTACTCGCTTCCGGAAACTTTTGTGGTGAAACCCTTAAAAACAACCGGGCCTAAGCATGCCATTCTGAAATCGAAAGCAGTGGGTGAGCCGCCGTTTATGTATGGCCTGGGGGCTTACTTTGCTATCCGCAATGCCATCCGGACCTTTAATTCGGGGTTTGATGGTTTTGATGCGCCGATAACTCCTGAAAAGGTATTATTGGGTTTGTACGAAAATAAAAAATCATAAACGGAATATTTCCGATCTTATGCAATCCATCTTCTCATTTATTCATTCCCATCTTTTGCAGGGGCAAAAGGTGATGCTGATGACGGTTATCGGTCGTGATGGCAGCAGTCCGGGAAAACAGGGTTTTAAAATGGCCGTAGCTTCTGACGGGACTTTTACCGGTTCTATTGGAGGCGGTGTAATGGAACACCGGCTTTCGGAACAAGCCCGGCGTCTTTTAAAACAACCGGATCTTCCGGCTCCTTTCATTGTATTTCAGGATCATGATCCGGAGGCCAAAGACAATCGTTCCGGAATGATCTGCTCCGGCGGGCAAACGATAGCCTTTATCCCATTAACCCAGCAAGAGCTTGCCGTGGTCCGGCAAATTCTGGATGCTGTTGAAAAGGAAGAGAAAGGAGTGATGGCCCTGACAGAAAAAGGAATTGCTTTTCGGAAAGGAGAAGAATTGACGGTTCCGACAGAAAGCCAGATTCTTTCAGAAAGTCGATGGGAATATAAGCAACAACTCGGGATGCCCGATACGTTGTACATTTTTGGCGGCGGCCATGTAGGACTGGCTTTGTCAAAAATATTTAGTCATCTCGATTTTAAGATTGTCTTATTTGATAACCGGAACGGGCTCAATACCTTTGAAGAGAACCGTTTTGCCCATGAAAAACAGGTTGTCCGCTATACTGAAGTAACCGGTTTGGTACCGGAAGGTTTTAATGTGTATGTGGTCATTGTTACTTTTGCTCACAAAAGTGATGAACAGGTATTGGAACAGATGCTGGGGAAAGACCTGAAATATCTGGGATTAATGGGAAGTGCAAAAAAGATAGAAACCATTTTCGGAAATCTGAAAAAGAAAGGTTTTACGGATGAGCAGTTGTCGAAAGTTCATGCGCCCATCGGATTTCCAATCAACAGCGAAACGCCGGCTGAAATAGCGGTGAGTATTGCTGCAGAGATTATCGCCGTGAAGAACGGCGCAAAATAAAAAAAGCCGGGATTTCCCCGGCTTTTTTTATTATCTGTTTTTTCCATTGATTTTAATAGAAAGTAATGCGGTTATCCTGAATATCGGCAGCATCTTTGATGGCGATGTACGGATAATCCTGAGCAACCCTTTGTTTGAATTCGTTCAGGTAAGGGCTGATAAAGGCTTTGTAGTTATGTAACTGACCGGCTTTGCGCAAGGCATCCAGGCTAACAACAAAAGTAGCTGCATTTCCTACGATGGGCTGGCTTACGGTTTTGTCTTTCATGCCAAATACTGTCCCGATAACTTTGTCTTCCATTCCAAATCCGACAATGTTACGCGAATTGAAAGTCAGGTTGTCCATCGACTGTTTTTTGGTTTTGAAAGCAGCAGCCAGCTTATCTAAATTGCCGTGATATTTTTCCATTTCTTTGGCCAGGTATTTTCCTTTCACCTGGTTGATCACAAACGGTTTAATGCGGTCTTTTACTTCGTCGAGCGAAGGAATACCGGCTTCATATCTTTTGGTTACCACTGCTACGGCGTATTGTCCTTCCAGATCGAATACATTGGAAACAGTTCCTACATCGGTACTGCTTTTGAAAGCCCAGCGTACAATGCTGCGGGCGTTTTCCAGTCCGGGAATGTAGTAAGTGTTTTCGTACATCCGTGGCATAACATGTACTTGCAAATGCTCTTTTTTGGCCACTGCTTCAAAAGCTTTTTGATCGTGTGCTTCCGAAGCAATTTTACTGGCTTTGGCAAATACGTTTTGATAAGTGGCGTTGCTCGGGATGATATCCTGTGCTACCACAGCCACTTTTACTTTTTTGTTAAAGTCTTTTTTGCCGGTTACTTTGATAACATGGAATCCGAATTGCGATTCGGCAACCGTGAAATGTCCCACTTTGGTTTTTACCACCGCTTCGTTAAATGCCGGAACCATTCTTCCATCCATAAACCAACCCAGATCGCCATGATTTTGCACTACAGATCCGTCATTGGAAAATTTATCAGCCAATGTTTTAAATTTAGCCGGATTCCGTTTTAAAACACGATACAGGCTGTCGGCCAGTTTTTTGGCTTCTTCTTTGGTGCGGGTTACCGACGGATCGGTACGGAAGGCTCCTTTGTAAGCGATGAGAATATGTTCGGCTTTCATAGAATCAGGCCGGACAGCTACAGCCAGTAAACGGGCCATAACAAAGGTGTTGCCAATTTTTACCGGACCGGCAACGGTTCCCGGTTTAGCATGAAATACCACCGAATCAATAGGAGCCGGAAGAACGCCTTCTTTCAGCCAGGATGTGTCATAAATATGGTCGGAGTTGGCTTTGGCAAACTGTAAAGGATTATCGGTTTTTTTGAAATCTTCAGCCGTAAGGATAGCTTCTTTACGTGCCTTGGCAATATCGGCAGCCGATGGTAACACATTAAAAGAAACATACTCAATGGCACAGCCTTTTTTCTGTTTGAATTCGTTTTTGTGTTCTTCGTAATATTTTTCGTAATCGGCTTCCGTAACTTTAATTTTGCTTTCAGGCACATTAGAATATCGGGCAGCGATATATTCGATGTCAGCCCGTGTGTTTTGGTTATCATACATCCGTTGGGCGATGGCTTTAGGAATATAATAGCCTTGTGCAATAAGGGCGTCGTATTTTTTCTGCATTTGGTCAGCACGAATGTAATCTTCAAGCATTAACCATTGCTGTTGGGCATTTTCGGGTAATTGGTTAAAATGTTGCAGGTATTGAATGACCAAACTTCTGTCGTAACGTCCGGTTTTTGGATTGGTAAAGTAACGTTTGATCAGCGGATGAGGATTGGGACCCTGAATTAGGTTAAACATTTCGTCGGTACCCACCTGAATGCCCAGGTCTTTGTATTGTTGATCCATTAAAATCTGTCTGACAAGCTGTTCCCAGGTTTGTTCACGCAGACGAAAAGTTTCGTTGGTACTCAGGCTTTTGGTATGTTGTTGCTGTTTGGCATTTGCAATGTTCTGGTCCAGTTTTTTATTGAAATCCATGATGGTAATTTCCACACCGTTTACTTTTCCGGCATTTACTTCTCTGCGGTTTCTTCTTTTCATGAAGTCACCCAGAATAAAAGCGGCCAGAGCACCGCCAATTACAATCACCAAAAGAGTGGAATGTTTCCTAATACTTCCTATAGCTGCCATCTTCTAATTTTGTTTAATAAATTTTGAGCTGCAAATGTACAAATTGATATGATATATAAAAGAGGTATAACGAATTTTGATTTTGTTAATCATTTGTTTACCTAAAATTGAGTTTTTACGGTTTGATGAAAGTCGATTTAAGCGTGTTTTTTCATGAGTATTTCTTCTAACCGGTTACCGGAAGCTTTTAGAATCTTAAACGAAAACGGGGGAATTTCCACTACTTCATGAACCGGTGGAATACTTTCGGAGTAGTGTAAGATGAGACCTGCCAGCGTTTCATATTCTTCTGATTCCGGCAGGTTAAGCTGATATTTTTCATTCAGATAATCTACTTCGAGCCGTGCCGAAAACTGGTATTCATTTTCGGAAAGTTGTTTTTCCACCACCTCGTCTTTGTCGTATTCATCTTCAATCTCACCAAAAATCTCTTCAATGATATCTTCCATGGTGACAATGCCGGAGGTTCCCCCAAACTCATCCACGACAACCGCAACACTTTTATGCTTTTTAATGAAAAGGTTTAAAACGGTGCTGGCAGCCATCGTTTCCGGAAAAATTTCTACCGGCCGCATTACCTGCGATATGTTTTTTGGAAATTTGAACATATCGTAGGCGTGTACATAACCTAAAAGATTATCAATGGTTTCTTTGTAGATCATGATTTTTGAGTGTCCTGACTCGGTAAAAAGCCGACGTAGAGTGGCTATTTCTTCGTCAATGTCAGCGGCAACGATTTCGGTTCGCGGAATCATGCAGTCACGCAATTTGATGTTCTTAAACTCAATGGCGTTCTGCATCATTTGTATTTCCTGAACAAAGGTTTGATCTTCCGGTTTTTCCTGTTGCAGTTCCTGAACGTATTCGTCCAGATCAATGGCGCTAAAAGTGTATTTCTGCGAAGAAACATCCACCCTTAAGAAAAGCCGTATGATCCATTCCGAAATGCCGATATACAAGAAAATTAAAGGGTAAAACAGATAATAGAAAATCCATACGGGGATGGCAAAGGTTTTTAAAATGGCATTGGGACGGATGCGAAAAAAAACTTTGGGCAGAAACTCTGAAACAATCAGAATGAGCAGTGTGGCCAAAATGGTTTGCAGAAAAAGAATATAAAACTCCGAATGCATCGAAGGGGGTAAAATGTTTTTAATGGCCGGTTCGAGTACCAAAGCCATGGCGATGCCATAAACAACCAGCGCCATGTTATTCCCCAGCAGTAAAGCCCCGATAAATTTTGACGGATGATGGTAAAACGGAGCAAGAATCCGGGCTGGCAGAATGTTGCGCTTCAGATCGAGTTCGTGTTTTAAACGACTGGAGCTGACAAAAGCGATTTCCATTCCGGAAAAGAATGCAGACAACAACAATGATAGGGCTATAATAATCCAGATCGTACTCAAAACAGCAGCTTTTTTACCATAAAATCTTTTTCATCTGCAAAAGTAGGTATTATCCGTTTTTATCAGACATCTTGTTAAAAACGGATTTTTATCTTTAAAAACCAGTGGTGTCTTCCGAAACATCAACAGTACCGCGAATACCGTAAATGGTTCGTTGGGTGAATTTTTCACTGGCTTTCATACTATCGCCGTAAATGATACGGTCAGGACTGGTGATCTTCAGAAAACCCGGGGCATAAATAATGTGTTTTCGCTCGTTCCAAATCAGTTTGTTGGTGTTAAGTTGTTCGTGTGTTTTCAGGTTTTTAACTACAACACTATCTTTGGAAATAAGCAACCCTTTTTTGTCGTAACGAATACCAAAACCTGCACGGATACTGGAAATTGCTTGTCCGGAGGTGTCATAAAAGATTACGTTGAAACCTTTTGGAAATTCGGTGTAAGGTTTGTCGCCTCCGTATTTTAATAACAGCGGACTGGTTAAAACCAATTGTTTTCTCCCGGAATCTGTTCGAATGTAGTGAATATGAGTAGCTGTCAATTCGGCTAAGGTGTCTAAAGCACTGATTTGCTGAACGACTTTAATGTTGTTTTCACAAGAAAAAAGCGTCCCCATTGCCAAAACAACAGCGACGCTTTTAAATAAATTCCGTATCATATTTTTTATGCCGGCCTGTTTAGTTGGAAGGCCGTGCTATAGTGGTTACGTTAATCCAGCAGCCAACTTTGTATTTATCTCCCGGTTTGATGTTGTAGAAGAACATCGTTTCTTTGGTGGGGAAATATTTTTTGTAGATGGAAATCTTATGATTCATGGCATCGGTCATGGTCGGATCTACCTGTTTGGCTTTGCGGAACATATCCACGGCAGCCCAGAAAGCTACTTTTTTAGTCAAAGCATTTTTGCCGCATTTTTCGGCACTGGCTGCATACAGGTCGCCAATGAATTCGTAAGCTTTACCATTATTTGGCTGCAAGCGAATAACCTTACGGGCCATTTCACGAGCCATCGGGTAATCGTTCTTTGTCAGATAGGTTTGTGCCATGAGCAGATAATCATCTACCAAATCGGCAGTATCTTTCATGGTAGTACTTTTCTTCAGGTATTCCAGCGCTTGATCGTATTCTTTCTTTTGCAGTAACATTTTACCAATCAGGAAAGCGGAGTTAGGATTAGGCTCTATTTTATAGAGGCTGACCAGCGCTTTAAAGTATAACGGTTCGTTATAGCAATGTTTGCTGTCCAGTAAACCGACAATTTTCTTCAGCAGGACAGAATCGTTGGGGTTCTGATCATATTTTTTGCTGAAAACACGTGCAAGGTCACCACAATTGGCAAAAGGTTCGAAAGTCATTTCGATGTATCCTTTTACGTTTTTGTATTCGGTAGCACGGCGCATGTTGTTTTGTGCTTTGTAGCGGGCGATATTGGCATCAATATAGCCGGTAATGGTGTCGTAGGCATTAATTAACGCCAGGGTGTCCAATTTTCCGGCCTGTACCATACGGGCTACATCCCGGAAATAATAAGCCAATACAGCAGCAGTAGTTCTGTCTTTGTCCAGATCTACAGATTTTTTAAGGATGTAGTAGGCTTTTTCAAATGATTCGGGAGATACCTGATAAAGGGCAATTCCTTCCCGGCCGCGTACATATCCTTCCTGAGGCAAGTGTGTGCGGTAATTATTGGGAAAATATTTGATTCGTTTGTCGAAAAGCATCATCAGGGTATCGACCAGCGCTTTCTTTTTATCCTGCGGAGCATGTTTGATTCTCCACCGCATGATTTTATCCCCATCTACATAAATAGCTTCGGTAGAACGCGGGCAATTGTTAAATACCCAAATCCAGGGCTGGATAGCATCTTTAATGGCTTCGTTTTTGTAATGACTTTGTCTCCATTGACGATACGATTCAGTGTATAAGGAGAGATTCATTAAACATTTGATGCTGTCTTTGCCGTATTTTGGGCCGTTGTTGTTCTGTGGCACAAAGCTTTTTACCGGATTGCCAGCCAGCGCTGAGAGGCTGAATACCAATCCCAAAAAGAAGATGAAAAGTTTTGCTTTCATTTTTAAAAGTGTTTAGTTTAATTATCTGTATTTACGTTTATAAAACCAAGTTTCTACAATATTTATACCTAACGAGAAATTAAAAAATGTTTTTTTGACAAGATGATCTTTCAGAGCACCCCGACTTCCTAATTCCATGGCAAAGGTAATATTGTTTCTGGAATGTTTAAAAGGAAATGTAAATCCGCCGGTAATCGCAAATTCGTTGATAGAATATCCGTAAACCCTGACATAGGTTTGGTTGAACCGGGCACCCAAACGATAAGTCATCCTTTTACGAAGCGGCGAAATGGTGGTGTGTTTGGGAGTATAAGCGCCTCCAATCGCTACCCGCCAGGAATCCTGCAGGGAATCGGCCTCGCCGAACTTTCGGAATTTTGACCATTGTTGCCATTCTCCGTCCATTCCTACAAGCCATCGATCGCCTTGCGAATAAGTAAATCCTAACCCGTAAGTGGCCGGGATATAAACACTTCCGCTTTCTTCCGGCGAATAGTCAATGGTATCTCTCGGATAATCAACAAAGTTGTCGTAGCCACCCGTTAGCGTGTAAGTGGTATTCGACCGTACGGCATGGACATTAATTCCATTGCGGTAGATGGCTCCCAACGTTAATTTTCTGCCTTTGGCAAGATGAATATCATATTGTACACCCCAGTCAAATAAAAAGTCACTTAACCGGATGTAGTTTTCCTGTTTGGTTCCAAAAATATAAATGGAATCGGGGAAATAAATGATGTTGTATCCCCGGCCATTTCCAAACAGATAATTGATATTTACGCCAAGTCGCAGGTTTTTGGTAACCTTAAAAGCGTTTCCGAAAAACAACAGCGAAGTTCCTCCTTTTCCATAGCGGTCGTTATATACGCTGCCAAAAGGAGGGACCAATGCCGAAACACGCGTATCGTATCCTACCTTACTAAAGGGGGTTACTCCGAATGCTACATGCCACCACCGGGTAGCCTGAAATCCCATGCTGATGTTGCTCAGCGTGGCGTAGTTAGAACTTTGTTTTTCCTGGGTGTTTTGCAGGGTGCTGACATTTCCGATAATTCCTGTTTGGAAAATATAGGTAAGCGAATCGAATACGCCGTAACTGGCCGGGTTGGCCATGTTCAAAATGTTTTTTTCGGTTACGCCGTAGGAAATTCCCCCCATAGCCTGTAGTTGTGAACTGATGTTTTCACCATACAATTGCCCTATTCCATAGGCTGAAAACGGAGAGTTAATGTCTTGGGCATGAAGCCCTGTAAAAAACAGTAACAAAACCAAAACCAGCCCGCTCTTTTTAAACTTTATCCTCACTTTTTTTTTCATTAAAATCCAATATCTCCTTCAGTCCTTGCAACACAAAATTGGGGAGTGCAAAGATGTTATTTTTTAACCGTTTATCAAAATATTTTTCGTCGCCGCCACTCAGCACAATTTTTAGCCCCGGAAACCGCTTTGCATAAGCCCGAATCATCCCTTCCATTTCAGCAGTTATTCCGTTTAAAACCCCTGAAGCAATAGAAGTATTTGTGTCATTTCCCACAAGGGGAGGCGTGGCAACAAGTTGTTTTATCAACGGAAGTTTTCCTGTAAAAGTATGCAGTGCTTTTAATCGCATTTGTAATCCGGGACTAATTGCACCGCCGAGGTACTCTCCTTTATGGTTGACAATATCGTAAGTGATGGTCGTACCGGCATCAATGACCAGGACATTTTCCCCGGGAGCAAAAGCCTGTGCCGCAGCGGCAATGGCCATGCGGTCTTTCCCCAGGGTTTGTGGCGTTTTGTATAAAAGCTTAACCGGTAAAGGGGTTTGTGAATCCAGTTTCAGGTAGTAAAATCTTTGGGATAAAAAAGTATCAATTTCTTTGGGATAGGTTGTTACGGAAGATAAGATTGCCGCATGAATATCCGGGTAGTCTTTTACAATATCCTTCAGTATATCTGTGGAAAGAGAAGTATAAACCCATACGCTCTCCATCTGTTTTTCAGAAAAAACAGCAATCTTGCTTCGTGTATTCCCAATGTCGATAATTAGTTTCAAAGGCTATTTTTTGAACTGATGCAAAAATACACTTAAACCGGCCGGTGTGCAAACAAAACATGGGCAGGGTAAATTTTTTAACTTTTTTAAAGAATTTTTTTGGAGAAATAAAAAAAAGCGTATTTTTGCCGCTCCAAAAGGCGGTACCATAGCTCAGTTGGTAGAGCAACGGACTGAAAATCCGTGTGTCCCTGGTTCAATTCCAGGTGGTACCACTTCAACCTCCGGAAGTTTCTCCGGA
The sequence above is drawn from the Candidatus Sulfidibacterium hydrothermale genome and encodes:
- a CDS encoding xanthine dehydrogenase molybdopterin binding subunit, translating into MKNIDSKGHVTGKSIYLDDIPVRQNTLYAAVFDATVGHAKIKKLDVSEAEKTPGVFAVLTYKDIPGENQIGGIIPDETLLAETEVHYQGEPIAVVVAESEAIAREARKKIHVEYDPLEVVTDPREAAEKGMLLAPPRTFAMGDPEKVWDKCKYVFSGRADLNGQEHLYIETQGAYCIPKEGGRFMVYSSTQSPTAVQRAIAKILGTGMHTVQVDVRRLGGAFGGKEDQATPWACMAALASSHLQKPVKLVLSRADDLRMTGKRHPYTSDFKIGLSEDLKILAYEVMYYQNGGAVNDLSPAIAERTLFHTTNSYFIPDVKATLYSCKTNLPPNTAFRGFGGPQGMFVMESAIAKAAQELGVPAAAIQEKNLLKEGDLFYYGQKAKKVNTRKSWKAAFQEFKVKEKQKEIKEFNRNHPFVKKGLALMPITFGISFTATFLNQARALVHVYTDGSVGVSTGAIEMGQGVNTKMIQVAALAFGIDPARIKVESTNTSRVANTSPTAASSGADLNGQALLTACKAIVQRLKKVAAGLTEARPSAIELHDEKVFVDGKDAGIRWEQLVTEAYLQRIKLSETGHYSTPEIYFDKKTEKGNPFAYHVYGTAVVTATVDCLRGTYKLDDVQIIHDFGESMNLIIDTGQVEGAVIQGIGYVTMEEIVYDQTGRLLSNTLSTYKVPDIYSLPETFVVKPLKTTGPKHAILKSKAVGEPPFMYGLGAYFAIRNAIRTFNSGFDGFDAPITPEKVLLGLYENKKS
- a CDS encoding XdhC family protein, whose product is MQSIFSFIHSHLLQGQKVMLMTVIGRDGSSPGKQGFKMAVASDGTFTGSIGGGVMEHRLSEQARRLLKQPDLPAPFIVFQDHDPEAKDNRSGMICSGGQTIAFIPLTQQELAVVRQILDAVEKEEKGVMALTEKGIAFRKGEELTVPTESQILSESRWEYKQQLGMPDTLYIFGGGHVGLALSKIFSHLDFKIVLFDNRNGLNTFEENRFAHEKQVVRYTEVTGLVPEGFNVYVVIVTFAHKSDEQVLEQMLGKDLKYLGLMGSAKKIETIFGNLKKKGFTDEQLSKVHAPIGFPINSETPAEIAVSIAAEIIAVKNGAK
- a CDS encoding peptidylprolyl isomerase — protein: MAAIGSIRKHSTLLVIVIGGALAAFILGDFMKRRNRREVNAGKVNGVEITIMDFNKKLDQNIANAKQQQHTKSLSTNETFRLREQTWEQLVRQILMDQQYKDLGIQVGTDEMFNLIQGPNPHPLIKRYFTNPKTGRYDRSLVIQYLQHFNQLPENAQQQWLMLEDYIRADQMQKKYDALIAQGYYIPKAIAQRMYDNQNTRADIEYIAARYSNVPESKIKVTEADYEKYYEEHKNEFKQKKGCAIEYVSFNVLPSAADIAKARKEAILTAEDFKKTDNPLQFAKANSDHIYDTSWLKEGVLPAPIDSVVFHAKPGTVAGPVKIGNTFVMARLLAVAVRPDSMKAEHILIAYKGAFRTDPSVTRTKEEAKKLADSLYRVLKRNPAKFKTLADKFSNDGSVVQNHGDLGWFMDGRMVPAFNEAVVKTKVGHFTVAESQFGFHVIKVTGKKDFNKKVKVAVVAQDIIPSNATYQNVFAKASKIASEAHDQKAFEAVAKKEHLQVHVMPRMYENTYYIPGLENARSIVRWAFKSSTDVGTVSNVFDLEGQYAVAVVTKRYEAGIPSLDEVKDRIKPFVINQVKGKYLAKEMEKYHGNLDKLAAAFKTKKQSMDNLTFNSRNIVGFGMEDKVIGTVFGMKDKTVSQPIVGNAATFVVSLDALRKAGQLHNYKAFISPYLNEFKQRVAQDYPYIAIKDAADIQDNRITFY
- a CDS encoding hemolysin family protein — its product is MSTIWIIIALSLLLSAFFSGMEIAFVSSSRLKHELDLKRNILPARILAPFYHHPSKFIGALLLGNNMALVVYGIAMALVLEPAIKNILPPSMHSEFYILFLQTILATLLILIVSEFLPKVFFRIRPNAILKTFAIPVWIFYYLFYPLIFLYIGISEWIIRLFLRVDVSSQKYTFSAIDLDEYVQELQQEKPEDQTFVQEIQMMQNAIEFKNIKLRDCMIPRTEIVAADIDEEIATLRRLFTESGHSKIMIYKETIDNLLGYVHAYDMFKFPKNISQVMRPVEIFPETMAASTVLNLFIKKHKSVAVVVDEFGGTSGIVTMEDIIEEIFGEIEDEYDKDEVVEKQLSENEYQFSARLEVDYLNEKYQLNLPESEEYETLAGLILHYSESIPPVHEVVEIPPFSFKILKASGNRLEEILMKKHA
- the lptC gene encoding LPS export ABC transporter periplasmic protein LptC, with amino-acid sequence MIRNLFKSVAVVLAMGTLFSCENNIKVVQQISALDTLAELTATHIHYIRTDSGRKQLVLTSPLLLKYGGDKPYTEFPKGFNVIFYDTSGQAISSIRAGFGIRYDKKGLLISKDSVVVKNLKTHEQLNTNKLIWNERKHIIYAPGFLKITSPDRIIYGDSMKASEKFTQRTIYGIRGTVDVSEDTTGF
- a CDS encoding tetratricopeptide repeat protein, whose translation is MKAKLFIFFLGLVFSLSALAGNPVKSFVPQNNNGPKYGKDSIKCLMNLSLYTESYRQWRQSHYKNEAIKDAIQPWIWVFNNCPRSTEAIYVDGDKIMRWRIKHAPQDKKKALVDTLMMLFDKRIKYFPNNYRTHLPQEGYVRGREGIALYQVSPESFEKAYYILKKSVDLDKDRTTAAVLAYYFRDVARMVQAGKLDTLALINAYDTITGYIDANIARYKAQNNMRRATEYKNVKGYIEMTFEPFANCGDLARVFSKKYDQNPNDSVLLKKIVGLLDSKHCYNEPLYFKALVSLYKIEPNPNSAFLIGKMLLQKKEYDQALEYLKKSTTMKDTADLVDDYLLMAQTYLTKNDYPMAREMARKVIRLQPNNGKAYEFIGDLYAASAEKCGKNALTKKVAFWAAVDMFRKAKQVDPTMTDAMNHKISIYKKYFPTKETMFFYNIKPGDKYKVGCWINVTTIARPSN
- a CDS encoding type III pantothenate kinase; the protein is MKLIIDIGNTRSKIAVFSEKQMESVWVYTSLSTDILKDIVKDYPDIHAAILSSVTTYPKEIDTFLSQRFYYLKLDSQTPLPVKLLYKTPQTLGKDRMAIAAAAQAFAPGENVLVIDAGTTITYDIVNHKGEYLGGAISPGLQMRLKALHTFTGKLPLIKQLVATPPLVGNDTNTSIASGVLNGITAEMEGMIRAYAKRFPGLKIVLSGGDEKYFDKRLKNNIFALPNFVLQGLKEILDFNEKKSEDKV